The following is a genomic window from Candidatus Hydrogenedentota bacterium.
GTGCTTCCGGGCATTTCGACACCGAAGGCAGGAGCGCGGTATACGCCGCGATCTGGCCGAGAAGACAATCCGCCAGAAACCCGCACAGGTAATGGATTGAAAGATAGTTGAGTTCGGCAATGCGGCGGGGATAAGGCCCGACGCGTGGAACGCCGCCCAAGGATTCGATAAGCCGGGCGATATGTTCGGATTCCTGCCGGTCGAAGTCCGCCACGGCCTGGATGCGCTGGACCAGACGCTGATTTTCGGGTGCGACATACGGGCTTGCCTCGAGAATATATTCGGCCAGCGAATGGTAGCGATCCATGAAAACGCGGTTGAGCGCATCGAGGGTGGCTTGGGGTGTGGTGGCGGTTGCTTCGTCGAGCATAAACGGGCTTCCTTATCCACCCGCCGCAAGGCGGATGATCGCCAGCACGGGCGAAAAATGCAGCAGGACGACGGTTGGCACGGCGAGACCAAGGGCATAGACGCGGTCCCATGCGTTCTCTTCGACGGCGTTTTCTTCCGGCGCTTCAAAGGCCATCGCGCGCATGATGGTCATGTAGTAATAAAGCGACACGGCGCTGTTGAGCACGCCGATGACGGCGATGGTGAAGTAGAACAGGGCCATCGGGGTGAGGAGACCGGTTGCCGGCATATGGCCGAGACCGGCCGCAATAACCACCTTGAAGATCATGAACTTGCCGACAAATCCGGCGGTGGGCGGCAGTCCGGTCAACGCAATCAGGAAGATGAACATCGTGGTTGCGAGCACGGGCGACCGCGACGCCATGCCGCGAAACGCGCCGATGTCGGAACGTCCCGCGCGATTGATAACGGCCATCGCGACCCAGAACGCGCCGAGGTTCATGAACAGGTAAACAAACAGGTAAAACAGGATGGCCTCGATGGCGTCAGCCCGGTAGACGGTCAGGCCCAGCAACAGGTAGCCGGCGTGCGCAATCGAGGAATACGCGAGCAGTCGCTTGACGTCGGTCTGGCGGATGGCGGCCAGATTGCCGAAGGTCATCGTCACTACGGCGAGAATGCCGAACAGGATGGGCAGGATGTCCGCGCCCATGCCGCCCGTGCCGCCGGCGGTGAAAAAGGGCAGCATTATGCGCAACAACGCCCCGAAACCGGCCGTTTTCGACACGACGGCGAGGAAGGCCGTAACGGGCGTGGGGGCGCCCTGGTAGACATCCGGACACCAGAAATGGAACGGGACCATGGCGCACTTGAAGCCTACGCCCGCCAGAATCAGCGCGAGCACCAGCAGGATGCCGAGCGGGTTTACGAGGCCGGCGGCGGCCATGCGGACCAGCTCGGCCCCCCCCGCGCCGAGCGACAAGGTACCGGTCAATCCGTACCAGTAACTGATTCCGAAAAGCATCACGCCGGACGCGACCGCGCCGTACACGAGGTACTTGAGGCTTGCCTCGGCGGACAGCCGGTTGTGTTTATCGGAACCGGCCAGCACATAGGATCCAATCGAAAGCGTTTCCATGCCGATTATGAACAGGACAAAGTGATCCGATGCGACGAGAAACATCGCGCCCATCAGACCACCGAGGATCAACGAAAAATACTCGCCGTGCCGGAAGGATTCGAGTTCGCGGCTGCGCAGTGAGAACAGGATGACGCCCGCCGTGCCCATCAACAGAATCGCGTTGAAGACCGTGCCCGCTTGATCGTGCACGAACATGCCGCGGAAGGTTGCGCCGGTGGAGGCGGATGGCGCAAAACGGGCGACGAGCAATAGAAAGGCGAGCATCGTGCCGCCCAGTGCTATGCCGCCGCAAACGCGCCGGCTGGAACGCAACGGCACGAGTAGATCGGCCACGACGACCGCGCAGATCGTCGCCGCGACCACGATGTGCGGCAGGACGGCATTGCCGTGTCCCGCCAGTTCACGCCAAGTCATGGGATTCATAGCGATCGGATCACTTTTCCTTTTGGGCTGCCCGGTATTGCCGGAGAAATTCATACACGGCCGGCAACAACGAAATGATGATGATGGCGATGATAACCAGTGAAAAATGGTCTTTCACGACGGGCGCATTGGCGAAGAAATAGCCGCCGAGCGTCAACAGAAAAACCCAAAGCAACGCGCCAACGACGTTGTATGTGAGAAACTTGCCATAGGTCATGCTGCCCACGCCCGCGACGAACGGCGCGAACGTCCGCACGATGGGCACGAAGCGCGCGATGATAATCGTCTCGGCGCCGTACCGTTCGAAGAACTCATGCGTGCGGTCGAGATGTTTCTGGTTGATGAACCGGATTTTCTCGCCACGCACCAGGCGCGGCCCCACAAAATGGCCAACCCAGTAATTGACCGTGTCGCCGATGATGGCGGCGGCCGTCAGCAAGAACAACAGGCCCACGACATTGAGCGATCCCAGGGAAGCAAAAACGCCCGCCGCGAACAACAGCGAATCGCCGGGCAGGAATGGCGTCACCACCAGCCCGGTCTCGCAGAAAATGATGACGAAGAGGATCAAGTAGGTGAATGCGCCGTAATTTTCGATGATTGTGGCGAGATGCTTGTCGAGATGCAGAAAAACGCTTATCGCCGTTTGAATCAACTCTATCATGTCTCAGTTGCCTTTCAGATGGCCGTTTACAACGCCACGAACAACCGCATGAACACATCCGTCGAGGAGGCGTATACATTCAACACAAGCATCGGCAGGATGCCGAACACAATGCACAAAACGCCCAAGGGCGCGATGGCGATGAATTCCCACCGGTTGCAATCGGGATACCCCTCGTATTCCGGCTTGGCTTTGCCGAGATAGACACGCTGCATGGTCCACAGGATATAGCCCGCGGTCAGCAGCAAACCGACGGTCGAACAGGCCGCCAGCCATGGACTATACCGGAACGTGCCGAGCAAGACCATGACCTCGCCGATAAAGCCCACCAGCGAGGGCAGGCCGAGCGACGCGAAGAACCCCACCACGGCCAGCGCGAAATACACCGGCATGTGCGTGCCGAGGCCGCCGAGCCGCGCAATGTCGCGATGATGGGCGCGATCGTAGATCACGCCGACGAGCATGAACATCATTGCCGAGGACAGGCCGTGGGCGAACATCTGGAAGATCGCGCCGTTGACCGCCTCGGTTTTGAGAATGGCGATGCCGAGCAGGACGTAGCCCATGTGGCTGACGGATGAATAGGCGACGAGTCGCTTGAAGTCGCTCTGGCCAAGCGCGCACAACGCGCCGTAAATGATATTGACCACGCCCAGCACGGCGAGGAACCACATCACGCCGGGCATACTGGCCACATCGGGCAGCAGCGGCCAGTTCAACCGCAGGAAGCCGTACCCGCCCATTTTCAGCAGGACGCCGGCCAGAATGACGGAGATGGCTGTCGGCGCCTCCACATGCGCGTCGGGCAACCAGGTATGGAACGGGAAAATCGGAACCTTGATCGCGAATCCGATGAACAATCCCCAGAACAAAAGGTACTGGAAGAGCGTCGGCCCGCCGGCCACGTGGAACGGCTGGCGCGCGACGAGTTCAGGGATATTGAAGGCGTACTGGGCTTGGCCCATCGAGGACATCTTGAAATAGTAGGCGAGCATGACGAGCAGGATCAGCACCGAGCCGAGCAGGGTGTAGATGAAGAACTTGATGGCGGCGTATTCCTTGCGCGGACCGCCCCAAATGCCGATGAGGAAATACATCGGCAGCAGCATGACCTCCCAAAAAACGTAGAAGAGGAAGAAGTCGAGCGCCATGAACACGCCCATCATGCCCGTGACCAGCAACATGTAAAGAACGTAGAATGCCTTGACCTGCTTCACGACCGAAAACGCGCTGAAGGTTGCAAGGAACGACAGCAGGCCGGTCAGCACGATGAGCATGACCGACAAGCCGTCCACCCCGAGGCGGTAGTAGATGTTGTACGCCGTGATCCAGGGGATTTCGATCAGGGTGCGGGCGTCATACGCGGCAAGCGCGCCGCCGGTCTTGATGGCGGCGGCGTCGAAGATCCACCAAAGGTACAGCGTCAGCAGGAACACGATAC
Proteins encoded in this region:
- a CDS encoding NADH-quinone oxidoreductase subunit N; protein product: MNPMTWRELAGHGNAVLPHIVVAATICAVVVADLLVPLRSSRRVCGGIALGGTMLAFLLLVARFAPSASTGATFRGMFVHDQAGTVFNAILLMGTAGVILFSLRSRELESFRHGEYFSLILGGLMGAMFLVASDHFVLFIIGMETLSIGSYVLAGSDKHNRLSAEASLKYLVYGAVASGVMLFGISYWYGLTGTLSLGAGGAELVRMAAAGLVNPLGILLVLALILAGVGFKCAMVPFHFWCPDVYQGAPTPVTAFLAVVSKTAGFGALLRIMLPFFTAGGTGGMGADILPILFGILAVVTMTFGNLAAIRQTDVKRLLAYSSIAHAGYLLLGLTVYRADAIEAILFYLFVYLFMNLGAFWVAMAVINRAGRSDIGAFRGMASRSPVLATTMFIFLIALTGLPPTAGFVGKFMIFKVVIAAGLGHMPATGLLTPMALFYFTIAVIGVLNSAVSLYYYMTIMRAMAFEAPEENAVEENAWDRVYALGLAVPTVVLLHFSPVLAIIRLAAGG
- a CDS encoding DedA family protein codes for the protein MELIQTAISVFLHLDKHLATIIENYGAFTYLILFVIIFCETGLVVTPFLPGDSLLFAAGVFASLGSLNVVGLLFLLTAAAIIGDTVNYWVGHFVGPRLVRGEKIRFINQKHLDRTHEFFERYGAETIIIARFVPIVRTFAPFVAGVGSMTYGKFLTYNVVGALLWVFLLTLGGYFFANAPVVKDHFSLVIIAIIIISLLPAVYEFLRQYRAAQKEK
- a CDS encoding NADH-quinone oxidoreductase subunit M; its protein translation is MDKSLLTLITFLPLAGAVVMLLAPNGRPGLIRAIAAATTGIVFLLTLYLWWIFDAAAIKTGGALAAYDARTLIEIPWITAYNIYYRLGVDGLSVMLIVLTGLLSFLATFSAFSVVKQVKAFYVLYMLLVTGMMGVFMALDFFLFYVFWEVMLLPMYFLIGIWGGPRKEYAAIKFFIYTLLGSVLILLVMLAYYFKMSSMGQAQYAFNIPELVARQPFHVAGGPTLFQYLLFWGLFIGFAIKVPIFPFHTWLPDAHVEAPTAISVILAGVLLKMGGYGFLRLNWPLLPDVASMPGVMWFLAVLGVVNIIYGALCALGQSDFKRLVAYSSVSHMGYVLLGIAILKTEAVNGAIFQMFAHGLSSAMMFMLVGVIYDRAHHRDIARLGGLGTHMPVYFALAVVGFFASLGLPSLVGFIGEVMVLLGTFRYSPWLAACSTVGLLLTAGYILWTMQRVYLGKAKPEYEGYPDCNRWEFIAIAPLGVLCIVFGILPMLVLNVYASSTDVFMRLFVAL